The nucleotide sequence CGCCGAGCTGGCCCGCGCCGTCCGCGCCTGGGCCCTCCGGGAACCGGCGCGCTACGGCCTCCTTTTCGGCAGTCCGGTGCCGGGTTACCGTGCCCCCGCGGAACGGACCACCGCACCCGGAACGAGGGTGGTCACCAGCTTGGTGCAGATCCTGGACGGCGCACATCGGGCCGGCACGCACCGGGCCGGCACGCACCGGCCCGGCATCAGTGCCGCTGAACCTGCCGCCACGGCTATGCTGCCCGCGCTGGCCGCGGACCTCGGGGCGATCCGGCGTGAGCTGAATGTGGGAGTACCGGACGTTCTGCTGGCCCGCGGCACGCTCGTGTGGACGTCGCTTTTCGGGGCTGTCAGCTTTGAAGTGTTCGGGCAGTATGGCGCCGGAACCTTTTCCGCGCCGGATGAACTGTTCGAGCACCACATTGCCGTGCTGGCTGATCTGGCCGGGCTGTAGGCTGCGTTCGCCCAGGCAGGATGAGGCCGGTCCGGCCCTGTTGCTCCCCGTCCACGCTGGATAGACTGCGACTGCGCCCGGACCAGGCGCGCCAGTCCTTTCGAAGGAGTGATCAAGCGATGACCGAAAGCAGTGAGTCCGGCACTCAGGGTAAGGCCCACACCGGCTCCAGGAATCCGGCCCTCGAGGGGGACAGCGGCCAGTACGTCGAGGGTGACTACGGCGACGCCGGCGTGGCCGGTGGCGAGTCCGCCGCCGAGCCGGAGGGTGAGTACGCGGCCGGAGACTACGGTGAGGCGGGGGCGGTTAGGCCTAACACCGACGTGGAGGAAGGCGAGTATCCAGAGGGCGACTACGGCCGGGCCGGAACCGTCGGCCAGGAGCTGCCCGGAGATGAGGAGGGCGAATACCCTGAGGGTGACTACGGCGCCGCCGGCACAGCCCCGGAAGGTGGCGTCGCCGAAGACCTGAAGGATGAGCTGATCGACGGCCAAACCAATGCGCCCCGGAATGATGACGGGGGCCGGTCCTCCGGAGGCTAGAAGCTGACGGTTCACGCTCGGCGAAATCCAGCTGCCGCCGTCGAAAAACCCCCGGCTTCACGCGGATTATCCGCGCGGGACCGGGGGTTTTCCGCTGCTGCGGGAGTACTTTGAGGCAAAGTTGAGCGTACTGCACTCAACTTCGGATTGACTTAAATTCCGGGCTGAGTAAAGTTGAGTGCAGATCGCTCAAGGAGTGGGCGAACCCCAAGTTTCCAAGGAAAGAAGGAAGCAACACATGTCACGTGCAGTAGGTATCGACCTCGGAACCACCAACTCCGTTGTCTCCGTTCTTGAAGGTGGCGAGCCCACCGTTATTGCCAACGCCGAGGGTGGCCGCACCACGCCGTCGGTCGTTGCGTTCTCCAAGTCCGGCGAGGTCCTGGTGGGCGAAATCGCCAAGCGCCAGGCAGTCAACAACATCGAGCGCACCATCGCCTCCGTCAAGCGCCACATGGGCACGGACTGGAAGGTCGACATCGATGGCAAGAAGTACACGGCCCAGGAAATCTCCGCCCGTGTCCTGATGAAGCTGAAGAACGACGCCGAGTCCTACCTCGGTGAAAAGGTCACCGACGCCGTGATCACCGTTCCCGCCTACTTCAACGACGCCGAGCGCCAGGCCAC is from Arthrobacter sp. QXT-31 and encodes:
- a CDS encoding TetR/AcrR family transcriptional regulator, translating into MPSTPQAPAGKQQRTPRERARAQTIADIVELGRKHLAEHGAAALSLRAVARDLGVVSSAVYRYVGSRDELLTLLLVDAYNDLGDAVDAAVESVPADDFKERFAELARAVRAWALREPARYGLLFGSPVPGYRAPAERTTAPGTRVVTSLVQILDGAHRAGTHRAGTHRPGISAAEPAATAMLPALAADLGAIRRELNVGVPDVLLARGTLVWTSLFGAVSFEVFGQYGAGTFSAPDELFEHHIAVLADLAGL